A region from the Inhella inkyongensis genome encodes:
- a CDS encoding class I SAM-dependent methyltransferase, producing MIDPLRDPPPIQFDDGAAYERLMGHWSRLAGEQFLDWLAPAPAQHWLDIGCGNGAFTELLLTRTQPASVRAFDPSAGQLDYARQRVAPGQPVHWARAEAERLPVPDASADGALMALVLFFVPDPAAGLAEMVRAVRPGGTLAAYHWDLLNGGFPLADIGAEMKQMGLPPRLPPSAAISRPEASAALWQQAGLQQVQVRTIEVQRQFAHFDDYWHSAAASNTLRPMFDAMSEATRGELQARVRQRLQDSGGAITVRARATAVRGVRP from the coding sequence ATGATCGACCCCCTGCGCGACCCACCTCCCATCCAGTTCGATGACGGCGCCGCCTACGAGCGCCTGATGGGCCACTGGAGCCGGCTGGCCGGTGAGCAGTTTCTGGACTGGTTGGCTCCAGCTCCCGCGCAGCACTGGCTGGACATTGGCTGCGGCAATGGGGCCTTCACTGAACTGCTGCTGACGCGTACCCAGCCCGCCTCGGTGCGCGCCTTCGACCCTTCCGCTGGCCAGCTGGACTACGCCCGCCAGCGCGTCGCGCCCGGGCAGCCCGTGCACTGGGCGCGGGCCGAGGCCGAGCGCCTGCCCGTGCCCGATGCCAGCGCCGACGGCGCGTTGATGGCCCTGGTGCTGTTCTTCGTGCCCGACCCTGCTGCCGGCTTGGCCGAGATGGTGCGCGCAGTGCGCCCGGGCGGCACCCTGGCCGCCTACCACTGGGACCTTTTGAACGGTGGCTTTCCCTTGGCCGACATCGGCGCCGAGATGAAGCAGATGGGGCTGCCCCCGCGCCTGCCGCCGAGCGCCGCCATCAGCCGCCCCGAGGCCTCGGCCGCGCTGTGGCAGCAGGCCGGATTGCAGCAAGTGCAGGTCCGCACCATCGAGGTCCAGCGCCAATTTGCGCACTTCGACGACTACTGGCACAGCGCCGCCGCCAGCAACACCCTGCGGCCGATGTTCGACGCCATGAGTGAGGCCACACGCGGCGAGTTGCAGGCCCGGGTGCGGCAGCGGCTGCAGGACAGCGGCGGCGCCATCACCGTGCGAGCGCGGGCGACGGCGGTGCGGGGAGTGCGGCCGTGA
- a CDS encoding PKD domain-containing protein → MSFRLSLTPLRGGLVLLSALAPLWAQAQTAPDWTLNLNNPSARPSGNWVDAQSNVYSVSAGGGSSGSLNKFNAARTLVWSRPLFNGDQGRVSAHASDGNGNSWVVGELTDSQGLRTGTLVARYDSAGQLLWREARTVPREWPAMVAADANGAAYVVFSVLRLNTSTGRYEPGCQLVRYGSAGERQWSADCGRDALYYRPGALNVWPNGQVAVIGDDRPGITQLRAFSPSGGLVVDRLYPFDLGIGAARGPNGEFALVGGAAGQTLVVRFDASLNELWRLSFPLGQLAQHATFEGQGGLVLGSGTLNNGQLSGSLLSKISAAGSVQWSRPFETSADGLVPSTGLLQGLADGGVMVAANSPALVAGSAQDRLVLARLDAAGRELWRSTPQLGYSEQALALSANGGALLQLVPTASGSSAAVLAQRYAQSGVSNQAPLAQASASPSSGIAPLSVQFSAAGSSDPEGGALSYAWNFGDGRSSTLSNPALVFGEGIYNVQLTVTDALGAQTKTALTVTSTLAPAQPTQLSLASSNIVQNTSTTATLQLSSTAGTTVTLSASDPSLVSLPLSITVPKGQQSTTFGVTAKSLRKQTTVTLRATANGKTVSSLLTIRPR, encoded by the coding sequence ATGTCCTTCCGTCTCTCCCTCACCCCGCTGCGCGGCGGACTGGTACTTCTGAGTGCTCTGGCGCCGCTTTGGGCCCAGGCCCAGACCGCGCCCGACTGGACTCTGAACCTCAACAACCCCAGCGCCCGCCCCAGCGGCAACTGGGTGGATGCGCAGTCCAATGTCTACAGCGTGAGTGCGGGCGGGGGCAGCAGCGGCAGCTTGAACAAATTCAACGCCGCCCGCACCCTGGTGTGGAGCCGCCCCTTGTTCAATGGCGACCAAGGGCGCGTCAGCGCCCATGCCAGCGACGGCAATGGCAACAGCTGGGTGGTGGGTGAACTCACCGACAGCCAGGGCCTGCGTACCGGCACCCTGGTGGCGCGTTATGACAGCGCCGGCCAACTGCTGTGGCGCGAGGCCCGCACCGTGCCGCGCGAATGGCCGGCCATGGTGGCCGCGGACGCCAATGGTGCCGCCTATGTGGTCTTCAGCGTGCTGCGCCTGAACACTTCGACCGGACGCTACGAACCGGGCTGCCAGCTGGTGCGCTATGGCAGTGCGGGCGAACGCCAGTGGAGCGCCGACTGCGGTCGTGACGCCCTTTACTACCGCCCCGGTGCGCTCAATGTCTGGCCGAACGGGCAGGTCGCGGTGATCGGCGACGACCGCCCCGGCATCACCCAGCTGCGCGCCTTCAGCCCCAGCGGCGGCCTGGTGGTGGACCGCCTCTACCCCTTCGATCTGGGCATCGGCGCCGCGCGCGGCCCCAACGGAGAGTTCGCGCTGGTGGGCGGCGCCGCCGGCCAGACCCTGGTGGTGCGCTTCGATGCCAGCTTGAATGAACTCTGGCGCCTCAGCTTCCCGCTCGGCCAGTTGGCACAGCACGCCACCTTCGAGGGTCAAGGCGGCTTGGTCCTGGGCTCGGGCACCCTCAACAACGGCCAGCTCAGCGGCAGCCTGCTCAGCAAGATCTCGGCCGCTGGCAGCGTGCAATGGTCGCGCCCCTTTGAAACCTCGGCGGACGGCCTGGTGCCCAGCACCGGCCTGCTGCAAGGGCTGGCCGATGGCGGCGTCATGGTGGCGGCCAACTCGCCGGCTCTGGTGGCCGGCAGCGCGCAGGATCGCCTGGTGCTGGCCCGTCTGGACGCCGCGGGCCGCGAGCTCTGGCGCTCGACTCCGCAGCTGGGCTATAGCGAACAGGCCCTGGCACTCAGCGCCAACGGCGGTGCGCTGCTGCAGCTGGTGCCCACGGCCAGCGGCAGCAGCGCCGCCGTGCTGGCCCAGCGCTACGCCCAGAGCGGGGTCAGCAACCAGGCCCCGCTGGCCCAGGCCAGTGCCAGCCCGAGCAGCGGCATCGCCCCCTTGAGCGTGCAGTTCAGCGCTGCCGGTTCCAGCGACCCCGAGGGCGGTGCGCTGAGCTATGCCTGGAACTTTGGCGATGGCCGCAGCAGCACCCTGAGCAACCCAGCATTGGTGTTCGGCGAGGGCATCTACAACGTGCAGCTGACCGTCACGGACGCCCTGGGCGCCCAGACCAAGACCGCACTCACCGTGACCTCCACCTTGGCGCCGGCCCAACCCACCCAATTGAGCTTGGCGAGCAGCAACATCGTGCAAAACACCAGCACCACGGCGACCTTGCAGCTTTCGTCGACGGCGGGCACCACGGTGACCCTCTCCGCCAGTGACCCCAGCCTGGTCAGCCTGCCGCTTTCCATCACGGTGCCCAAGGGCCAGCAGTCGACCACCTTCGGCGTCACCGCCAAGAGCCTGCGCAAGCAAACCACCGTGACCCTGCGCGCGACCGCCAATGGCAAGACGGTCTCCAGCTTGCTGACCATTCGCCCGCGCTGA
- a CDS encoding long-chain-fatty-acid--CoA ligase, which translates to MDKTWLKHYSPGVPAEIDAGRYGNLIDLIETAFKNHATKPAYKMMGASKSFAQIDEASKALAAYLQSLGLAPGDRVALMMPNVFQYPVAMAAVLRAGFVAVNVNPLYTPRELEHQLKDSGAKAIVIVENFLPTLKEVFDKVPTQHVVLAAIGDMFGFLKGSLINYVVRKKNQIQALQLPGMVRFNEALSHGRSLPYTRPEVRGDDIALLQYTGGTTGVSKGAVLLHRNVVANVLQCEAWYQPALQKVAAGESVHTVCALPLYHIFGFTANLMLSMHMGGVNVLIPNPRDIPAVFKELSQHKIHSFPAVNTLFNAMANHADFNSVDWSHLVICVGGGMAVQQATAKLWLEKTGCPICEGYGLSETAPVATCNPTDSTAYTGTIGLPVPSTELKLLDDEGFEVAAPGPGEIAIKGPQVMAGYWQRPDETAKVMTPDGFFRTGDVGMVDERGFFKIVDRKKDMILVSGFNVYPNEIEDVLASMPGILECAAVGVPDEKAGEAVKVVIVKKDDSITETQVRAYCEANLTGYKRPKVVEFRSELPKTPVGKILRRELRDKPKA; encoded by the coding sequence GTGGACAAGACCTGGCTCAAACATTACTCACCTGGCGTTCCGGCTGAAATTGATGCCGGGCGCTATGGCAATTTGATCGATCTGATCGAGACCGCGTTCAAGAACCACGCGACCAAGCCGGCCTACAAGATGATGGGCGCGAGCAAGAGCTTTGCGCAGATCGATGAGGCCTCGAAAGCGCTGGCGGCCTATCTGCAGAGCCTCGGCCTGGCCCCGGGCGACCGCGTGGCGCTGATGATGCCCAATGTCTTCCAGTACCCGGTGGCCATGGCCGCCGTGTTGCGCGCGGGCTTTGTGGCGGTGAATGTGAACCCGCTCTACACGCCGCGCGAGCTGGAGCATCAGCTCAAGGACAGTGGAGCCAAGGCCATCGTCATCGTCGAGAACTTCCTGCCCACGCTGAAGGAAGTGTTCGACAAAGTGCCCACCCAGCATGTGGTGCTGGCGGCCATCGGCGACATGTTTGGCTTCCTCAAGGGCAGCCTGATCAACTATGTGGTGCGCAAGAAGAACCAGATCCAGGCCCTGCAGCTGCCGGGCATGGTGCGCTTCAACGAGGCCCTGTCGCACGGTCGCTCGCTGCCCTACACGCGGCCCGAGGTGCGCGGCGATGACATCGCGCTGCTGCAATACACCGGCGGCACCACCGGCGTGAGCAAGGGCGCGGTGCTGCTGCATCGCAATGTGGTGGCCAATGTGCTGCAGTGCGAGGCTTGGTATCAGCCGGCGCTGCAAAAGGTCGCGGCCGGTGAGTCGGTGCATACGGTGTGCGCGCTGCCGCTCTATCACATCTTCGGCTTCACCGCGAACCTGATGCTGTCGATGCACATGGGTGGGGTGAACGTCCTGATCCCGAACCCGCGCGACATCCCGGCGGTGTTCAAGGAGCTGAGCCAACACAAGATCCACAGCTTCCCGGCGGTGAACACCTTGTTCAACGCCATGGCCAACCATGCCGATTTCAACAGCGTGGACTGGAGCCATCTGGTGATCTGCGTGGGCGGCGGCATGGCGGTGCAGCAGGCCACGGCCAAGCTGTGGCTGGAAAAGACGGGCTGCCCGATCTGCGAAGGCTATGGCCTGTCTGAGACCGCGCCCGTGGCCACCTGCAACCCCACCGACAGCACGGCCTACACCGGCACCATCGGCCTGCCCGTGCCCAGCACCGAGCTCAAGCTGCTGGACGACGAAGGCTTTGAGGTGGCCGCCCCGGGCCCAGGCGAGATCGCCATCAAGGGCCCGCAGGTCATGGCCGGCTATTGGCAGCGCCCCGACGAAACCGCCAAGGTGATGACGCCCGACGGCTTTTTCCGCACCGGCGATGTGGGCATGGTGGACGAGCGCGGCTTTTTCAAGATCGTGGACCGCAAGAAGGACATGATCTTGGTCAGCGGCTTCAATGTCTACCCCAATGAGATCGAGGACGTGCTGGCCAGCATGCCCGGCATCCTGGAGTGCGCTGCAGTCGGTGTGCCCGACGAGAAAGCGGGCGAGGCGGTCAAGGTCGTGATCGTCAAGAAGGACGACTCGATCACCGAGACCCAGGTACGAGCCTATTGCGAGGCCAATCTGACCGGCTACAAGCGGCCCAAGGTGGTGGAGTTCCGCTCCGAGTTGCCGAAGACGCCGGTGGGCAAGATCCTCAGACGCGAGTTGCGCGACAAGCCCAAGGCGTAA
- a CDS encoding 16S rRNA (uracil(1498)-N(3))-methyltransferase: protein MNARFFVDLPLGPAGQELDLPAGAARHVQVLRAQPGDVLTLFDGRADLAWQAEVLLMGRAQVRVRLLSFQAIERELPRPLHLALVMPANDRMDFLVEKATELGVTSIQPLMSERSVLRLSGERAEKKRAHWQGVAQAAAEQCGRVRVPSIAAVQALSAWLNSLGPAEGSLRRLLLSPQAQGLQAAEGAEGVLSLSGPEGGLSPAEEALAQAAGFAPIGLGPRILRADTAPLALLAWWGLR from the coding sequence ATGAACGCCCGCTTTTTTGTTGACCTGCCTTTAGGACCTGCCGGCCAGGAACTCGATCTGCCCGCCGGCGCCGCCCGCCATGTACAGGTGCTGCGCGCCCAACCCGGCGATGTGCTGACCTTGTTTGACGGTCGGGCGGACCTGGCTTGGCAGGCCGAGGTGCTGCTGATGGGCCGCGCCCAGGTGCGTGTGCGCCTGCTGAGCTTTCAGGCCATCGAGCGCGAACTGCCGCGACCGCTGCATCTGGCGCTGGTGATGCCGGCCAATGACCGCATGGACTTTCTGGTGGAGAAAGCCACCGAACTGGGCGTGACCTCCATCCAACCCCTGATGAGCGAGCGCTCGGTGCTGCGCCTGAGTGGCGAGCGCGCCGAGAAAAAGCGCGCTCATTGGCAGGGCGTGGCGCAGGCCGCCGCCGAGCAATGCGGGCGGGTGCGGGTGCCGTCGATTGCGGCGGTTCAAGCCCTGTCCGCCTGGCTCAACAGCTTGGGGCCGGCCGAGGGTTCGCTGCGCCGACTGCTGCTCAGCCCCCAGGCCCAGGGCCTGCAAGCGGCCGAGGGGGCCGAAGGCGTGCTCAGCCTCTCTGGGCCTGAGGGCGGCCTGAGCCCGGCCGAAGAGGCGCTCGCGCAGGCGGCGGGCTTCGCCCCCATCGGCCTGGGTCCGCGCATCCTGCGCGCAGACACCGCGCCACTGGCCTTACTCGCTTGGTGGGGTCTGCGCTGA
- a CDS encoding THUMP domain-containing class I SAM-dependent RNA methyltransferase: MSQFALFLPCPSGVEPLLLEEVQALGLKAETARGGVRLPRASLVDAMKLNLHSRLATRVLVELVQGPYRDEADLYTLAWKVDWNAWLTPEHRFKVDCTARQSPLKSLHFAALKVKDALCDQIRDTQGERPSVDTRDPDLPILLHLEAEHATLYADSSGAPLFKRGWRFDKGDAPLKETLAAAMLAAAGWRGTPESGGALNDPCCGSGTIAIEAALIACGMAPGLQRDFAFAHQRPYAELYPDWQRLTQAARDAVHAPAVPIFASDVAFRMVDFARRNAERAGVAHAIRFQGGDALERPAPDLPEGMAGTLMLNPPYGERIAVRGKAGAEDTERSAREQTEESDFFPRLAAHWKRQYTGGNPWSAWMLTPDRDLPKRMRLKESRKVPMWNGPIECRLFRFDLVAGSNRNKDTA, from the coding sequence ATGTCGCAATTTGCTCTGTTCTTGCCCTGCCCCAGCGGGGTCGAGCCCCTGCTGCTCGAAGAAGTGCAGGCCCTGGGCCTGAAGGCCGAGACCGCACGCGGCGGGGTGCGGCTGCCCCGCGCCAGCCTGGTGGATGCCATGAAGCTCAATCTGCACAGCCGCCTGGCCACCCGCGTGCTGGTGGAACTGGTGCAGGGCCCGTATCGCGATGAGGCCGATCTCTACACCCTGGCCTGGAAGGTGGACTGGAACGCCTGGCTGACCCCCGAGCATCGCTTCAAGGTGGATTGCACGGCGCGCCAAAGCCCGCTCAAGAGCCTGCACTTCGCCGCGCTCAAAGTGAAGGACGCCCTGTGCGACCAGATTCGCGACACCCAGGGCGAGCGCCCCAGTGTGGACACCCGCGACCCCGACCTGCCCATCCTGCTGCACCTGGAAGCCGAGCACGCCACCTTGTATGCGGACAGCAGCGGTGCGCCGCTGTTCAAGCGCGGCTGGCGCTTTGACAAGGGCGATGCGCCCTTGAAGGAAACCCTGGCCGCCGCCATGCTGGCCGCCGCCGGCTGGCGCGGCACGCCCGAGAGCGGCGGGGCGCTGAACGACCCCTGCTGCGGCAGCGGCACCATCGCCATCGAGGCCGCCCTGATCGCCTGCGGCATGGCGCCCGGCCTGCAGCGCGACTTCGCCTTCGCGCACCAGCGGCCCTATGCCGAGCTCTACCCGGACTGGCAGCGCCTGACCCAGGCCGCCCGCGACGCTGTCCATGCGCCCGCCGTGCCCATCTTTGCCAGCGATGTGGCCTTCCGCATGGTCGACTTCGCGCGCCGCAATGCCGAGCGCGCCGGCGTGGCGCACGCCATCCGTTTCCAGGGCGGCGACGCGCTGGAGCGCCCCGCGCCGGACTTGCCTGAAGGCATGGCCGGCACCCTGATGCTGAATCCCCCCTACGGCGAACGCATTGCCGTGCGCGGCAAGGCCGGGGCGGAGGACACGGAGCGCTCAGCGCGCGAACAGACCGAAGAAAGCGACTTCTTCCCCCGCCTGGCTGCGCACTGGAAGCGCCAATACACCGGCGGCAACCCCTGGAGCGCCTGGATGCTGACGCCCGACCGCGACCTGCCCAAGCGCATGCGCCTCAAAGAAAGCCGCAAGGTGCCGATGTGGAACGGCCCTATCGAGTGCCGGCTGTTCCGCTTCGATCTGGTGGCGGGCTCCAACCGCAATAAGGACACGGCATGA
- a CDS encoding RNA polymerase factor sigma-54, with product MKPSLQLRQSQHLALTPQLQQSIRLLQLSTLELQQEVEQMLDSNPLLELDADEDLPLPGADSVSQVVAETREERIEAAGEGGDEVRELQADDFGTTEHEDWANGTEGDDFDGIRELPALGNAVDDDESPRGEAQSAATSLTEHLLGQLIGHALSDLDRDAVLLLIGSLNADGYLADELEALADDLAAKHTEPREELLDSLRMALALVQSLDPAGVGARDLSECLLLQLREQAAHPQCELATKVCAKHLELLARRDWRRLALLTHSDEPQLRLALALIARLEPKPGRAFGESDNTPVVPDVIVRRQGRQWVAQINPEVCPKLRVNELYARLLKNHRGSSLAGPLQEARWFIKNIQQRFDTIQRVSQAIVERQDGFFNHGELAMRPLVLREIAEELGLHESTISRVTTAKYMATPHGTFELKYFFGSGLNTEAGGEASSTAVRALIRQFIDAESKKKPLSDSALAAMLEEQGIQCARRTVAKYREGMKIPTAPLRKE from the coding sequence GTGAAGCCCAGCCTTCAGCTACGCCAGAGTCAGCACCTGGCGCTGACCCCGCAACTGCAGCAATCCATCCGGCTGCTGCAGCTCTCCACGCTGGAGCTGCAGCAGGAGGTCGAGCAGATGCTCGACAGCAACCCCCTGCTGGAGCTGGACGCCGATGAGGACCTGCCGCTGCCGGGGGCCGATAGCGTGTCCCAGGTCGTGGCCGAGACCCGCGAGGAGCGCATCGAGGCCGCGGGTGAGGGCGGTGACGAGGTGCGAGAACTGCAGGCCGACGACTTCGGTACGACCGAGCACGAGGACTGGGCCAACGGCACCGAAGGCGACGATTTCGATGGCATCCGTGAGCTGCCGGCGCTGGGCAACGCGGTTGATGACGACGAGAGCCCTCGCGGCGAGGCCCAGAGTGCAGCCACCAGCCTGACCGAGCATTTGCTTGGACAGCTGATCGGCCATGCGCTGAGTGACCTGGATCGCGATGCCGTGTTGTTGCTGATCGGTAGCTTGAACGCCGATGGCTATTTGGCCGACGAACTGGAGGCCCTGGCTGACGATTTGGCCGCCAAGCACACCGAGCCGCGCGAGGAGTTGCTGGATAGCCTGCGCATGGCCCTGGCCTTGGTGCAAAGCCTGGACCCCGCCGGCGTGGGCGCGCGCGACCTCAGCGAGTGCTTGCTGCTGCAGCTGCGCGAACAGGCGGCGCACCCGCAGTGCGAATTGGCCACCAAGGTGTGCGCCAAGCACCTGGAGTTGCTTGCCCGGCGCGACTGGCGTCGCCTGGCCCTGCTGACGCACAGCGACGAGCCCCAGTTGCGCCTGGCCCTGGCCTTGATCGCCCGCCTGGAACCCAAGCCCGGGCGCGCCTTTGGCGAGAGCGACAACACCCCGGTGGTGCCCGATGTGATCGTGCGCCGCCAGGGGCGGCAGTGGGTGGCGCAGATCAACCCCGAGGTCTGCCCCAAGCTGCGCGTCAACGAGTTGTATGCGCGGCTGCTGAAGAATCATCGCGGCTCCAGCCTGGCCGGGCCGCTGCAGGAGGCGCGCTGGTTCATCAAGAACATCCAGCAACGCTTCGACACCATCCAGCGTGTCTCGCAGGCTATCGTCGAGCGCCAGGACGGCTTCTTCAACCATGGCGAGCTGGCCATGCGCCCCTTGGTGCTGCGCGAGATCGCCGAAGAGCTTGGCCTGCACGAGTCCACCATCTCGCGCGTCACCACCGCCAAATACATGGCCACGCCGCACGGCACCTTCGAGCTGAAGTATTTCTTCGGCTCCGGTCTGAATACCGAGGCTGGCGGCGAGGCCAGCAGCACCGCCGTGCGGGCGCTGATCCGCCAATTCATCGACGCCGAAAGCAAGAAGAAGCCGCTGTCCGACTCGGCGCTGGCCGCCATGCTGGAAGAGCAGGGCATCCAATGCGCCCGTCGCACCGTGGCCAAGTACCGCGAGGGGATGAAGATCCCCACCGCCCCTCTACGAAAAGAATGA
- the lptB gene encoding LPS export ABC transporter ATP-binding protein: protein MSPQTSRLEAEGLQKSYGVRKVVKDVHVSVAGGEVVGLLGPNGAGKTTSFYMIVGLVRADAGVIRIDGQEVQHQPIHRRSRLGLSYLPQEASIFRKLNVEENIRAVLELQLDENGRPWAKSRIDTALDALLHELSIERLRDTPAPALSGGERRRVEIARALATQPRFILLDEPFAGVDPIAVLEIQRIISFLKERGIGVLITDHNVRETLGICDRAYIISEGRVLAEGQPEAIVANPDVRKVYLGEHFRM, encoded by the coding sequence ATGAGCCCCCAAACCAGCCGGCTGGAAGCCGAAGGCCTGCAAAAGAGCTATGGCGTGCGCAAGGTCGTCAAGGACGTGCACGTCTCGGTGGCCGGTGGCGAGGTGGTGGGTCTGCTCGGCCCCAATGGTGCGGGCAAGACGACCAGCTTCTACATGATCGTGGGCCTGGTACGCGCCGATGCCGGCGTGATCCGCATCGACGGTCAGGAGGTTCAGCATCAGCCCATCCACCGCCGTTCGCGCCTGGGCCTGAGCTATCTGCCGCAGGAAGCCTCGATCTTCCGCAAGCTCAATGTCGAGGAAAACATCCGCGCGGTGCTGGAGTTGCAACTCGACGAGAACGGCAGGCCCTGGGCCAAGTCGCGCATCGACACGGCGCTGGATGCCTTGCTGCACGAGTTGTCCATCGAGCGCCTGCGCGACACCCCGGCCCCCGCCCTCTCCGGCGGCGAGCGCCGCCGCGTGGAGATCGCCCGTGCGCTGGCCACGCAGCCGCGCTTCATCCTGCTGGACGAACCGTTTGCCGGCGTGGACCCGATCGCGGTGCTGGAGATCCAGCGCATCATCAGCTTCCTGAAGGAGCGCGGCATCGGGGTCCTGATCACCGACCACAACGTGCGCGAGACCTTGGGGATCTGCGACCGCGCTTACATCATCAGCGAAGGCCGGGTGCTGGCCGAGGGCCAGCCCGAAGCCATCGTGGCCAACCCCGACGTCCGCAAGGTCTATCTGGGCGAGCACTTCAGGATGTGA
- the lptA gene encoding lipopolysaccharide transport periplasmic protein LptA gives MSAPALLLLALAVFVALPGHAAKDDRHQPVSIESTASATLSSKTGRLEWAGPVLLVQGSLQLRAARLEAERRNDDTVLALASGEAGNPVRFSQALSRPGEQMEGSAERIEYDSRAETVRFLGAASVRTLANGKLVEELTGAAILYNARTEVLSVEPGAGSAQDKGKVRMVLMPRQSASAPAPAASGVNLQSSPALTPKPPTR, from the coding sequence GTGAGCGCACCTGCCCTGCTTTTGCTGGCCCTGGCGGTCTTTGTGGCCTTGCCCGGCCATGCCGCGAAGGACGATCGTCACCAGCCCGTCTCCATCGAGAGCACGGCCAGCGCCACGCTCAGCAGCAAGACCGGCCGCCTGGAATGGGCGGGCCCGGTGCTGCTGGTGCAAGGCAGCCTGCAACTGCGCGCCGCGCGCCTGGAGGCGGAGCGACGCAACGACGACACCGTGCTGGCCCTGGCCAGCGGCGAAGCGGGCAACCCGGTGCGCTTCAGCCAAGCCCTGAGCCGCCCCGGCGAGCAGATGGAGGGCAGCGCCGAGCGCATCGAGTACGACAGCCGTGCCGAGACCGTGCGCTTTCTGGGAGCGGCCAGCGTGCGCACCCTGGCGAATGGCAAGCTGGTCGAGGAATTGACCGGTGCGGCCATCCTCTACAACGCCCGCACCGAGGTGCTGAGCGTGGAGCCGGGTGCGGGCAGCGCCCAAGACAAAGGCAAGGTACGCATGGTGCTGATGCCGCGTCAATCGGCCTCGGCGCCCGCGCCGGCGGCCAGCGGTGTGAACCTGCAAAGCAGCCCTGCGCTCACTCCCAAACCCCCGACGCGATGA
- a CDS encoding thiol:disulfide interchange protein DsbA/DsbL: MTHAFTRRTTLSLAAAALAPAVLAQEQPRAGQHFRKLGKPLASAGGKIEIVEFFWYGCPACNAFEPVLQDWVKRLPPNVEFKHSHIGGRAQMRPHQRLFFVLQAMGVEHQFRSAIFAAIHQQHQALDTPEAMVKLLQPLGLDAARFNSTWAAFDPKAFSGARIAQADKLAEAYGLDGVPMLGIGGLYTTSPAQAAGGERMNQLDGSRRALAVAEYLIRNLGKV; the protein is encoded by the coding sequence ATGACGCACGCATTCACCCGTCGCACCACCCTGAGCCTGGCCGCCGCCGCCTTGGCACCCGCCGTGCTGGCGCAAGAGCAGCCGCGTGCCGGCCAGCATTTCCGCAAGCTGGGCAAGCCCTTGGCCAGCGCCGGCGGCAAGATCGAGATCGTCGAGTTCTTCTGGTACGGCTGCCCGGCTTGCAATGCCTTCGAGCCGGTGCTGCAGGATTGGGTCAAGCGCCTGCCGCCCAATGTGGAGTTCAAGCACTCGCACATCGGCGGCCGTGCACAGATGCGTCCGCATCAGCGCCTGTTCTTCGTGCTGCAGGCCATGGGCGTGGAGCATCAATTCCGCAGCGCCATCTTTGCCGCCATTCACCAGCAGCACCAGGCCCTGGACACGCCCGAGGCCATGGTCAAGCTGCTCCAGCCCCTGGGCCTGGACGCCGCACGCTTCAACAGCACCTGGGCGGCCTTTGACCCCAAGGCCTTCAGCGGCGCACGCATTGCGCAGGCCGACAAGCTGGCCGAGGCTTATGGCCTGGACGGCGTGCCCATGCTGGGCATTGGTGGGCTCTACACCACCTCGCCCGCGCAGGCGGCCGGCGGCGAACGCATGAACCAGCTGGATGGTTCGCGCCGCGCGCTGGCGGTGGCGGAGTACCTGATCCGCAATCTCGGCAAGGTCTGA
- a CDS encoding thiol:disulfide interchange protein DsbA/DsbL, with amino-acid sequence MKRRDGLTLLAASLGLPALAQEGAFRPQAGRDYQRLHQPLARPVQGKLEVVEFFWYGCPHCLALEGAIQAWAKTLPAHVSFRQVAVPIRGHSVAHQRLFFVLQALGVEAQFRPAIFKALHAQGLALGKPAEMIQLLQPLGLDPVQFERTWAAFDPKSFSAAQIRAADQLADAYGMDAVPLLGVGGLYTTAPSRFERAPAGEANRLALQTVDFLIQNFGKA; translated from the coding sequence ATGAAACGACGCGATGGTTTGACCCTGTTGGCGGCCAGTCTGGGCCTGCCCGCCCTGGCCCAGGAGGGCGCCTTCCGCCCCCAGGCCGGTCGTGACTACCAGCGCCTGCACCAGCCCCTGGCCCGCCCGGTCCAGGGCAAGCTGGAGGTGGTGGAGTTCTTCTGGTACGGCTGCCCGCATTGCCTGGCGCTCGAAGGGGCGATCCAGGCCTGGGCCAAGACCCTGCCGGCCCATGTGAGCTTCCGTCAGGTGGCGGTGCCCATCCGCGGGCACTCCGTGGCGCATCAGCGCCTGTTCTTCGTGCTGCAGGCCCTCGGCGTGGAAGCGCAGTTCCGCCCCGCCATCTTCAAGGCTTTGCATGCGCAGGGTCTGGCCCTGGGCAAGCCGGCCGAGATGATCCAGCTGCTGCAACCCCTGGGCCTGGACCCGGTGCAGTTCGAGCGCACCTGGGCCGCCTTCGACCCCAAGAGCTTCAGCGCCGCACAGATCCGCGCCGCCGACCAGTTGGCCGATGCCTATGGCATGGACGCCGTCCCCCTGCTGGGTGTGGGCGGGCTCTACACCACCGCTCCCAGCCGCTTCGAGCGCGCCCCAGCGGGCGAGGCCAATCGTCTGGCCTTGCAGACCGTCGATTTCCTGATCCAGAACTTTGGCAAGGCTTGA